One genomic region from Pyrobaculum islandicum DSM 4184 encodes:
- the modD gene encoding ModD protein, whose translation MRSRLEAWLLEDLGSYDLTTEVLGIGGLRGVAQLFAREEAVVAGSEEAAEVYRLAGCGEVEVVKRSGQLARRGDVVLRAVGEARCLHAAWRTAQEVVAWASGVATKTRRLVELARRVNPRVVVAATRKTPPGLRALYHKAVLAGGGMVHRCCLSDGVLVFRNHLVFLGEGALQKAAKAAAVRPAGVEVSTVEEAVEAAKAGFSYIQLERMTPEEVAEAAARVRSVNPRVVVGASGGIDEHNIASYAPHVDVVVTSAPYRAPPIDLGTEMTPL comes from the coding sequence ATGAGGAGCCGGTTGGAGGCTTGGCTTTTGGAGGATCTGGGGAGCTACGACTTGACTACTGAGGTTCTAGGCATCGGGGGTCTGAGGGGGGTTGCCCAGCTCTTCGCCAGGGAGGAGGCGGTGGTGGCTGGGTCTGAGGAGGCGGCTGAGGTGTATAGGCTGGCGGGCTGCGGGGAGGTGGAGGTGGTTAAGAGGAGCGGCCAGCTGGCACGGAGGGGCGACGTCGTGTTGCGGGCGGTGGGGGAGGCCCGGTGTCTACACGCCGCCTGGAGGACGGCGCAGGAGGTCGTTGCTTGGGCCTCGGGGGTCGCCACGAAGACGAGGAGGCTGGTGGAGCTGGCGCGGCGGGTCAACCCAAGGGTCGTGGTGGCGGCTACGCGGAAGACGCCGCCCGGCCTGAGGGCGCTGTATCACAAGGCGGTGCTGGCGGGAGGGGGTATGGTCCACAGGTGTTGTCTCTCCGACGGCGTACTCGTCTTTAGAAACCACCTGGTCTTCCTGGGAGAGGGGGCTCTGCAAAAGGCCGCAAAGGCGGCTGCGGTTAGGCCAGCCGGCGTGGAGGTGTCCACCGTCGAGGAGGCCGTTGAGGCGGCGAAGGCGGGTTTTAGCTATATCCAGCTGGAGCGGATGACCCCGGAGGAGGTGGCGGAGGCGGCGGCGAGGGTCAGGTCGGTGAACCCCCGCGTGGTCGTGGGGGCGTCGGGGGGCATAGACGAGCACAACATCGCGTCTTATGCCCCACATGTCGACGTGGTGGTTACCTCTGCCCCCTACCGCGCGCCGCCTATAGACTTGGGAACTGAGATGACGCCTTTATAA